One Ignavibacteriales bacterium genomic window, ACTTTATAATGGAACGGTCAGTGAAGACCAGTTTTTGGTAACAGCACCTTCCAGTATAAATTCTTTTGGTGTAGATAAACACGGAGAGCTATACATTTGTGCGGGTTCGACTATATACAGATTTAACCTAAATACAACGGTTGGAATCCAAAACCCGAATGGAACGCCTTTTAATTTCTCGCTTGCGCAGAACTACCCAAATCCATTCAACCCTTCGACCGTTATAAAATATTCTATCCCTGAACTGACAGGGGTAAAGCTTACAATTTATAACACGCTCGGTAAAGAGGTAAAGAGCCTTGTAAATACTACTCAAGCAGCAGGAAATTACGAGAGACAATGGAACGGTACTGATAATAATGGAGCAACGGTTGCAAGTGGTGTATATTTCTACACACTTCAGACAGAAGGCTTCACTGAAACAAAGAAGATGTTATTAATAAAATAACAACTTAAATAGATTCGTTAAAAAGCCCGGCTCGACCGGGCTTTTTTATTGAGGCAAGTCCAAATTTATTTTTGAATTCAAATTCTTACCTATAATTAGTAAATTATAGTTTCTACTAAAAACTTAAGGAGGAAATTTCAATGGCTGAACAAAAGATCCATGTTGTGCAGAGCGGTGAAACGTTAAGTTCAATAGCAAAACAGTATTATGGTGATGCTAATGAATACATGGCAATATTCGAAGCTAACCGAGACCAGTTATCCGATCCGGATAAGATCCAGGTTGGGCAAGAGCTGGTAATTCCAATAGGAGGAGAGGCATCAGGCGCAGTACCAGGCAACTAAATGCTGATTTTTTTTAAAACTAATCTAAATATAAAAATTAATGCGGAGAGAAATTACAAGCTGGTATAGTCCTGTACTCGAAAAAGAGATGGAAGCAGTTGCGTACGGCGATAATGGTTTTGCTTTACTTATGTTTCCAACTGCAGCGGCAGATTTTTTAGAATACGAAAGATTTCAATTAATAGATGAATTGAAACCATTGATCGAGTCAGGTAAGGTAAGGGTATATTCGATCAATAGTATTAACAGTGAGAGCTGGCTAAACGACGAGATGCATCCGAGCCACAAGGCAATCCGACACCAGCAATTCAATGAATATGTAGTGAACGAAGTTGTACCATACATCCACAGGGACAGCGGCGGTTTAAACAAGATAGTAACGACGGGCGCATCTC contains:
- a CDS encoding LysM peptidoglycan-binding domain-containing protein, with the translated sequence MAEQKIHVVQSGETLSSIAKQYYGDANEYMAIFEANRDQLSDPDKIQVGQELVIPIGGEASGAVPGN